The genomic stretch CTCAATGGTTTTACAGGTTCAACCCTTTGTtggaagattaaaaaaatgatccacagatatttttttagttttcttatCTTATGAAACTGGTTTATCCCATTTCATATCTGGGCAATAGTCCAAGTCTGCCCCTCGGTGGTATTCTTCTGTTCAAAGAGGCCTTCTGGATTAACTGCATAACTCATCATCAATTGGTAAAGTGAAATCTAGATTAGACTGTCAATTGGTCATTTTGAACAATAGTTGACcaaaatattatgtttttttttttggtaacatacTTCAGTGATGATGTTAGCAAAAATTTTGACAGAGTGACCAGGGAGGCAATCTCTTTCATATACTATGTTTCACACTGTATACTTTCATCTGCAGTTCACTTGGAATCTCTCTTTATCATCTCGAATTCAATGAACACCTAATGCCATTTCCATCACATCTccaattccaaatttttttcttttcaaagctTTTTCTTAAACACATTGTCACACCATTCAAGAGTTTTAAATGGTGCAAAGTGACCATCTAGTGCTAAGGTTATGTTTCTATTATGTTGTATGCTCCCCTTGAAGCTAATGTACAAATCGCACAAAAATTCTGTATCTGTTTCAGCTGTCAACCCATCGAATGGAACTAACTTGGATACATCGAGCTCTTATTCATGTCGCTGATGATGCCATAAAGAAGACAAGTTAACCAGTGAAAGATGTATATCCCagctcccccccttttttctttgttgtttaAAAAATCACTTTCATCTTTCTCTGGTTCAACTGTGACTGTAGTGaaaaatttcttcagattaCCTAGAAACCTTTATAAAACTGATGCCCATGTCCTTTCTCATATCCAACTTCTTCATGAGTTTTCTAATCTCCATGACATTGTGCCATTGACCTGCCATGGCATAGAAGTTTGCCAATAAGATGTAAATTCCATGGCTTTTGGGACCCAAACTGATCAGTTCTTCTGCAACCTTCTTTCCAAGAACAATCTCGGAATAATTTATGCAGGCACTGAGAATAGTCTTGTAAGCTATGACTCTTTCTTCTGTAGGCAGTCTTCTTGTGAGATCTTCCGCTTGGTATAGCAACCCTGCTCTACTGAACAGATCAATTAGGCAGCCCAAGTGCTCAACTTTTGGTTTCATATTGTAAACCCCCGTCATCCTATCAAACAAAAGGATACCTTGCTCAAGTAGGCCTGATCGGCAACATGCCATCAAAGCAGCAACAAATGTGACATCATTTGGCTCAATTCCTTCCTCCTCCATCTGCTCAAACAAGGTCAATGCTTTACTTCCATGCCCACAATTTGCCAGCCCTGTAATCACTGCAGTCCAAGCAAAAGTGTCTGTGTAGCCAATCTTGTAGAATGTTAGCAAGGCATCTTCGAAACTCCCACATTTAGCATACATGTCTATCAGAGCTGTACCAACAAAAGAATCTATTCTTATTTCTCGTTGCAAGACAAATTGATGAACTAGTCTACCAAATTGGAGATCACATAGGCTGGCAGCAGCTGAAAGCAAACTAACAATAGTGGTTTCATCTGCTTTTACACTTTTCATCTCCATTTTCTTAAAAAGTTCCAAGGCATCCCTTGGACGCTTGGCCTTAACATATCCATGTATCATCGAATTCCATGAAACCAGATCCTTAGCAACCATCTGATCAAAGATACCACGAGCCAGATCTACAAGCCCAGACTCAACATACCCATTGATCAGAATCGTGTGTGAAACCACATCTCTTCTGTCCTTCATTGCAAGGAAAAATCGAAATGCCATGTCCATATAACCATCTTTAGCATACATACTCAACATGGCATTCTCCAAATTCAAACTACATCTAATCCcttgttttatcaaaaaagTATGGATCCCTCTTCCATAATCCATTGCCCCTACTTCAGTACAAGCCATCAATAGAATGACCAAAGTGACTGCATCGGCTTGAACAGCATCAAACACCATTGCCTTAAACAAAACCAAGGCTTCAAACTGCAGACCTGGGCTCTTGCTATAACTAGCTAGAAGTGAATTCCAGCTCGCTGAATCTCTCATAGGCATTATATCAAAAAGTTGGCGTGCCTCTTCAATGCGTCCcgtagacccataaaagtggatGAGAGAATTCTGTATATAAATATCAGAATCAAGGCCAATTTTTGTGACATGGGCATgtatctcttccccttttggaatTGAAACCAAATGGGTGCAAGCCTTGAGAAGGGCAGGGTAAGTGTGACTGTCAGGACTGTTGGAACTTGCTGTGACGAAGTGGTTGTATATGAGGATGCCATAGAAGGGTAAGGAGCTGTTGGAGTAAGCTCTAATGACGCAGTTCCATGTGAAGGTTGTGTGTATGAGACCGGTTGTTATGGTTTGGGCAAAGATTTGGGAGAGTTGTTTGTTGTCAAGGGTTGAACGTTTAAGCTGTCGAAGAATAAGGTCCAAGTGCCCACACATCATACTTTGTTTTAGGATTGCCTTCAGTATATGCCTCGGCCGTGGTAAGGTTAACCAGCATTCTAGAGCTTTCTCCACACCACCGGAGCGGATCACAGAGCAAGTAAAGACGGAAGGTCGAAGCCTAAGGCGTTAACCGGGCTACCTTGGGCGAGCTCTTTGAGCGTTTCTGTGTATTGttttgattctcttatataaATGCAAtgtcttcttgttcttttgggATAATTACATCCCGCTCCTGTAGTTTGTCGAAATTGCATATGAATCTAAGAGTTTGAGTAATTTACGCCTCTCCTCCCTTAACACTTACGGTGTGATTATGCTGTTACTTTTGTGCAACAAAAGACTGTATTAGCCTTTTAGTAGAGATGGTCTAATTTGagaggaccattatacccttttataCTGGAATACCCAAACCATCTGCAAATCAAATCCCTAAGAGACAACCATCGGAGAAGGTGGAGGCGAGACCTATGCGAGTACAcagtgttttgtttttttcctttctctctcttcattgtATTAATTATATGTATAGGGTTTTTTTAACAGAACCCCTagatcttcttttccttttcagaaAAAACCCCTAATGTCCAAACCCCACCTGCACGATTAGAAATTTATTCAAAACCTATAACTGAAAAACCCTATACGAATCTTCTTTGTGGAGATCCTTCTTTTTCCTCGCCCTCGAGAGGGAATCTTAATATGAGCCTTATCATACTCTTTCTCATCCTCATTG from Macadamia integrifolia cultivar HAES 741 chromosome 11, SCU_Mint_v3, whole genome shotgun sequence encodes the following:
- the LOC122092908 gene encoding pentatricopeptide repeat-containing protein At2g22410, mitochondrial-like; translated protein: MCGHLDLILRQLKRSTLDNKQLSQIFAQTITTGLIHTTFTWNCVIRAYSNSSLPFYGILIYNHFVTASSNSPDSHTYPALLKACTHLVSIPKGEEIHAHVTKIGLDSDIYIQNSLIHFYGSTGRIEEARQLFDIMPMRDSASWNSLLASYSKSPGLQFEALVLFKAMVFDAVQADAVTLVILLMACTEVGAMDYGRGIHTFLIKQGIRCSLNLENAMLSMYAKDGYMDMAFRFFLAMKDRRDVVSHTILINGYVESGLVDLARGIFDQMVAKDLVSWNSMIHGYVKAKRPRDALELFKKMEMKSVKADETTIVSLLSAAASLCDLQFGRLVHQFVLQREIRIDSFVGTALIDMYAKCGSFEDALLTFYKIGYTDTFAWTAVITGLANCGHGSKALTLFEQMEEEGIEPNDVTFVAALMACCRSGLLEQGILLFDRMTGVYNMKPKVEHLGCLIDLFSRAGLLYQAEDLTRRLPTEERVIAYKTILSACINYSEIVLGKKVAEELISLGPKSHGIYILLANFYAMAGQWHNVMEIRKLMKKLDMRKDMGISFIKVSR